A region of Candidatus Dormiibacterota bacterium DNA encodes the following proteins:
- a CDS encoding carboxypeptidase-like regulatory domain-containing protein, whose product MLIGLLYAAAFRTPAYAAIMAPVDRLVRSFASTVAIVPVASPSPSPSPSPSPAPGGIVLPNATPTPKAYRATRGGPLEFGLSGSLSFGSRSISSTQYSPFGVASPSPSASPSEFIGSTFTTNQSLAQESVGMLAELTRRTGSTMTDIKLPLGFGSQGTQLGLVQAIFSTPKYAIGYGSQVLTLFGQIPAGGTQRGPFMIVPLPAGDATFYEGPAIGALSETVPLYGVRIRHLGNGALYEAGLAFANGLETGKSVTAILGGAASRGPLTLTGEAAAQHRQGGDANASGLTYQLRLDDGGTNTYVTAILRHVSNNFVAFGNGEIYGDDYEDFGYHKNATLQNFSFDISRERIGNTLGGASTNRQESMTYGGPARFGQYTVSLQSQNTGGSGLTSQWIGTAIGQFSANLGHGFLLLGSQASRTTQSFGGDVGSSGFNASLEEPLGSITFGASYQAYRQISQLYGRTTIASEGFNATRTWGRTSLGLSETFSHTYSAQSAAVQTNPLFTVTRQISPVISVQTSIGYQTLRDPLNPAANGKSRTFSFQINAPFSYGNSIVTGRSDARLPATIVGKVLTDAGTNASFAGLASSGVSNILIVLDNQTIQRTDVTGGFQFSFVTPGQHQLRIENSSLPRGVTADQPIATISVLGGQTAQVIFQVGNFGGISGHVYGRDDTGAIVPLPNVLLRVDGGAYSQTDGAGAYGFGRLRPGKHTVTIVPQSVPAFASFSKASETEVVQVHDGVYTPLNFDAEPLGSISGSIMFAPELASENMTGPVPNAYVVAEPGEHAAIVDDGGDFIIDNLPPGDYTVSVDPETLPDGTGATPDSVPVALGSEEHYHGLRFLVGHAQKKVVFSFLGSGATASAPAQVQLSEQRLPPHGIASVSVDAPKSAERVRLEAFGALRDLVYDDRRSAWVGDVIVPATAKAGTYTIAATVGSGTKPASAKLVVDPKMPIAILQVQPANAIVGQYVRVRARFLVDVREGDRIEWQDGTTTILGKPVVGRIFTFSLRISLRPLHGVLLTKGSRLPISLM is encoded by the coding sequence ATGCTGATAGGGTTACTCTATGCGGCCGCTTTTCGTACCCCCGCCTATGCCGCCATCATGGCACCCGTCGATCGCCTTGTTCGCTCGTTTGCCTCGACTGTGGCGATCGTTCCGGTCGCCAGCCCATCGCCGAGCCCATCGCCTTCGCCGTCGCCCGCGCCCGGAGGCATCGTGCTCCCGAATGCGACCCCCACGCCGAAGGCCTACCGGGCTACGCGGGGCGGACCCCTCGAGTTCGGCCTTTCGGGCAGCCTTTCGTTCGGCTCGCGTTCCATCAGCTCGACGCAATACAGTCCCTTCGGCGTGGCCAGCCCATCCCCGAGCGCCAGCCCGTCGGAGTTCATCGGCTCCACGTTCACGACGAATCAGTCGCTCGCCCAAGAGTCGGTGGGGATGCTTGCCGAGCTGACTCGGCGCACCGGAAGCACGATGACCGACATCAAGCTGCCGCTCGGGTTCGGCAGCCAGGGGACGCAGCTCGGCTTGGTACAGGCGATTTTTTCGACCCCGAAGTACGCGATTGGATACGGCTCGCAGGTGCTGACGCTCTTCGGGCAGATCCCGGCGGGCGGAACGCAGCGGGGCCCGTTCATGATCGTGCCCCTGCCGGCCGGCGACGCCACCTTTTATGAAGGCCCGGCGATCGGGGCGCTCTCGGAGACGGTGCCGCTCTACGGCGTTCGCATCCGCCACCTCGGGAACGGCGCGCTCTACGAAGCCGGCTTGGCCTTCGCGAACGGGCTGGAAACCGGAAAATCGGTGACCGCGATTTTGGGCGGGGCGGCGTCTCGAGGGCCGTTGACCCTCACCGGCGAGGCCGCGGCGCAACACCGGCAGGGGGGCGACGCGAATGCCTCCGGCCTCACCTATCAACTGCGTTTGGATGACGGCGGCACGAACACGTACGTGACCGCGATCCTGCGCCACGTGTCCAACAACTTCGTTGCGTTCGGTAATGGGGAGATCTACGGGGACGATTACGAAGATTTCGGATATCACAAAAACGCGACGCTGCAGAATTTTTCGTTCGACATCAGCCGCGAGCGGATCGGGAATACGCTCGGCGGAGCATCGACGAACCGCCAGGAATCGATGACCTACGGCGGCCCGGCGCGCTTCGGCCAATATACGGTCAGCCTGCAATCGCAGAATACGGGGGGCTCCGGGCTTACCTCGCAGTGGATCGGGACCGCGATCGGGCAGTTTTCGGCGAACCTCGGCCATGGATTTTTGCTGCTCGGATCGCAGGCTTCGCGCACGACCCAATCTTTCGGCGGGGACGTCGGCAGCTCGGGCTTCAATGCGTCGCTCGAGGAGCCGCTCGGCTCGATCACGTTCGGCGCTTCGTATCAGGCCTATCGGCAGATCTCGCAACTCTACGGGCGCACGACTATTGCGTCCGAAGGTTTCAACGCGACGCGGACGTGGGGACGCACCTCGCTCGGGCTCTCGGAGACGTTCTCGCACACGTACAGCGCGCAATCCGCGGCGGTGCAGACCAATCCGCTCTTTACCGTGACGCGTCAAATATCTCCGGTGATCTCGGTCCAAACCTCGATCGGATATCAGACGCTGCGCGACCCGCTCAACCCGGCGGCCAACGGCAAATCGCGAACGTTCAGCTTTCAGATCAACGCGCCGTTCAGCTACGGAAACAGCATCGTCACCGGCCGGAGCGACGCGCGGCTTCCGGCAACGATCGTCGGCAAAGTGCTTACGGACGCGGGCACGAATGCGAGCTTCGCCGGCCTCGCGAGCAGCGGCGTGAGCAATATCCTGATCGTGCTCGACAACCAGACGATTCAACGCACCGATGTAACCGGCGGCTTCCAATTCTCGTTCGTCACGCCGGGTCAGCACCAATTGCGGATCGAGAATTCGTCGCTCCCGCGCGGGGTGACCGCCGACCAACCCATCGCAACCATCAGCGTCCTGGGCGGCCAAACCGCGCAGGTTATCTTCCAGGTCGGGAACTTCGGCGGCATCAGCGGGCACGTCTACGGCCGCGACGATACCGGCGCGATCGTTCCGCTGCCCAACGTCCTGCTCCGCGTGGACGGGGGCGCCTACTCGCAGACCGACGGCGCCGGAGCGTACGGCTTCGGGCGGCTTCGCCCCGGCAAGCACACGGTCACCATCGTGCCGCAGTCGGTTCCCGCCTTCGCGTCGTTCAGCAAAGCCTCCGAAACGGAGGTGGTTCAGGTGCACGATGGCGTCTACACGCCGCTCAACTTCGATGCCGAGCCGCTAGGATCGATCTCCGGTTCGATCATGTTCGCTCCGGAACTCGCCTCGGAGAACATGACCGGCCCCGTGCCCAACGCCTACGTCGTAGCGGAGCCCGGCGAACATGCGGCGATCGTGGACGACGGCGGCGACTTCATCATCGACAACCTTCCGCCGGGCGATTACACCGTCTCCGTCGATCCGGAGACGCTTCCCGATGGAACGGGCGCTACGCCGGATAGCGTGCCGGTCGCGCTGGGATCCGAGGAGCACTATCACGGGCTGCGTTTCTTGGTTGGGCATGCGCAGAAGAAGGTGGTGTTCTCGTTCCTCGGAAGCGGCGCGACCGCTTCGGCGCCCGCGCAGGTGCAGTTGAGCGAGCAGCGCCTTCCGCCACACGGCATCGCGAGCGTCAGCGTCGACGCTCCCAAGAGCGCCGAACGCGTCCGGCTCGAGGCCTTCGGAGCATTGCGCGACCTCGTGTACGACGATCGCCGCAGCGCGTGGGTGGGGGACGTCATCGTGCCCGCTACCGCGAAGGCGGGAACGTACACCATCGCGGCGACGGTCGGGTCCGGGACCAAGCCGGCCTCGGCGAAACTCGTCGTCGATCCAAAGATGCCGATTGCGATCTTGCAGGTGCAGCCTGCTAATGCGATCGTCGGCCAGTACGTTCGCGTCCGCGCGCGCTTCCTGGTGGACGTGCGGGAAGGCGATCGCATCGAGTGGCAGGACGGCACCACGACGATTCTGGGCAAACCCGTGGTCGGGCGCATCTTTACATTCAGCCTGCGTATTTCTTTACGCCCTCTGCACGGAGTACTGCTAACCAAGGGCTCGCGCTTGCCGATAAGTTTAATGTAA
- a CDS encoding inositol monophosphatase family protein: MSIAHRKHPDPLRLAIETAREAGAALLEAGRLPLDIRQKDRRADIVTSADRASEAIVIARIREAYPDAAILAEESGASPGSSDERWIIDPLDGTTNFAHGYPIYCVSIAYERAGELLAGAIYAPALDECFAAERGGGATLNGKPIRVSTIDAVGDAMVCTGFHPADYARNGAHFGAISQVAQAVRRDGSAALDLAYVACGRFDGFWEFDLHAWDVAAGTLIVREAGGRVTQLGGATAALDASSILATNGRIHAGLDGELARAGK; encoded by the coding sequence ATGAGCATTGCACATCGCAAGCACCCCGACCCGTTGAGACTCGCCATCGAGACCGCGCGCGAAGCGGGCGCGGCCTTACTCGAGGCCGGTCGCTTGCCGCTCGATATCCGCCAGAAAGACCGGCGTGCCGACATCGTGACGAGCGCCGATCGAGCGAGCGAAGCGATCGTCATCGCCCGCATTCGGGAAGCCTACCCGGATGCAGCCATATTGGCCGAGGAGAGCGGGGCGAGCCCGGGTAGTAGCGACGAGCGCTGGATTATCGATCCGCTTGACGGTACGACCAACTTCGCGCACGGCTACCCCATCTATTGCGTTTCGATCGCCTACGAACGCGCGGGCGAACTGCTGGCGGGCGCCATCTACGCTCCCGCCCTCGACGAATGCTTCGCGGCAGAGCGCGGAGGCGGGGCGACGTTAAACGGCAAGCCCATCCGCGTCTCCACGATCGACGCCGTTGGCGATGCCATGGTGTGCACCGGGTTTCATCCCGCCGATTACGCGCGCAACGGCGCGCACTTCGGGGCGATATCGCAGGTGGCGCAAGCCGTCCGGCGCGACGGCTCGGCCGCACTCGATCTCGCCTACGTCGCCTGCGGGCGTTTCGACGGTTTTTGGGAGTTCGATTTGCACGCATGGGATGTTGCAGCCGGTACGCTGATCGTTCGCGAAGCCGGCGGCCGCGTTACGCAACTCGGCGGAGCTACCGCCGCGCTGGACGCATCATCGATTCTCGCGACGAACGGCCGGATCCACGCGGGCCTTGATGGCGAACTGGCGCGGGCCGGCAAGTGA
- the pelF gene encoding GT4 family glycosyltransferase PelF, which yields MRICLLTEGTYPYVRGGVSTWCRDLIAGLPEMTFDVYALVGNPAARLEYELPSNVRRVLNIPLWGHERLTEYNAGDLHSAGHRSVRALRQEFIPIFTAFLGQVVRGMDYGEPYQLVEAIGALYRYFRHNDYDWTMRREETWTAALELFRAQPWHARFMSSLEAIELVRSLYRYLLPLAIELPECDVMHTSVAGLCSLAAIAAKAVHGTPMILTEHGVYLRERVLSLARAGFPASDRAIKKNLFSAIARAAYAASDIIAPVCSYNTTWEKYYGVSDGRVRVIYNGVDEHRFADRDIWPATPTVGAVLRIDPLKDVATMIASATHVRERVPNVRYELWGPVHDRDYDAFCRRLVEELDLQETVFFMGSTKDPADAYSNATIVALSSISEGFPYTIIEAMMCGKAVVATDVGGVREAIDDCGTVVPPKRPERLAQALIPYLTDPQVARSVGKRARERALEFFTQKRFLDNYRALYAQVAASSHIPEAASHG from the coding sequence ATGCGCATCTGCCTGTTGACCGAAGGAACGTATCCATACGTTCGCGGCGGCGTCTCGACGTGGTGCCGCGATCTGATCGCCGGGCTCCCGGAGATGACGTTCGACGTGTACGCGCTGGTAGGAAATCCCGCGGCGCGGCTGGAGTACGAGCTTCCGAGCAACGTGCGCCGCGTGCTCAACATTCCGCTGTGGGGGCACGAGCGCCTGACCGAATACAATGCCGGCGACCTGCACAGCGCCGGGCATCGCTCGGTGCGGGCTTTGCGCCAAGAGTTCATCCCGATCTTTACGGCCTTCCTCGGCCAAGTCGTACGAGGAATGGATTACGGCGAACCCTACCAGTTAGTGGAGGCCATCGGCGCGCTCTATCGGTACTTCCGCCACAACGACTACGATTGGACCATGCGGCGCGAGGAGACGTGGACCGCCGCGCTCGAGCTCTTCCGCGCGCAGCCCTGGCACGCTCGGTTCATGAGTTCGCTCGAAGCGATCGAACTCGTTCGCTCGCTCTATCGCTACCTGCTGCCGCTCGCGATCGAACTCCCCGAATGCGACGTGATGCACACGAGCGTCGCCGGGCTCTGCTCGCTGGCCGCTATCGCGGCAAAGGCCGTGCATGGAACGCCGATGATCCTCACCGAGCACGGCGTCTATTTGCGCGAACGGGTGCTCTCGCTCGCGCGTGCCGGCTTTCCCGCCAGCGATCGTGCGATCAAGAAAAATTTGTTCTCCGCGATCGCACGCGCCGCGTATGCCGCCTCGGATATCATCGCGCCGGTCTGTTCCTACAACACCACGTGGGAAAAATACTACGGCGTCTCGGACGGGCGCGTGCGCGTGATCTATAACGGCGTCGACGAGCATCGCTTCGCCGACCGCGACATCTGGCCCGCCACGCCGACCGTCGGCGCGGTGCTGCGCATCGATCCGCTCAAGGATGTCGCAACCATGATCGCCAGCGCGACGCACGTGCGCGAACGCGTGCCCAACGTGCGGTACGAACTCTGGGGCCCCGTGCACGATCGCGACTACGATGCCTTCTGCCGAAGGCTCGTCGAGGAACTCGATCTCCAAGAAACCGTGTTCTTTATGGGATCCACGAAAGACCCGGCCGACGCCTACAGCAATGCCACCATCGTCGCGCTCTCGAGCATTTCGGAGGGTTTTCCCTACACGATTATCGAGGCGATGATGTGCGGCAAGGCCGTCGTTGCGACCGATGTCGGCGGCGTGCGCGAGGCGATCGACGATTGCGGAACCGTCGTTCCGCCCAAACGCCCCGAACGTCTCGCACAGGCGCTGATCCCCTATCTCACCGACCCGCAAGTCGCGCGCTCGGTCGGGAAACGCGCTCGCGAACGCGCGCTCGAGTTCTTCACGCAGAAGCGTTTCCTCGATAACTATCGCGCGCTCTACGCGCAGGTTGCGGCAAGCTCGCATATCCCCGAAGCGGCATCGCATGGATAA
- a CDS encoding response regulator has protein sequence MRSPLELAADAANDALAQFALAHVRVWLVEPPGTGEPILAGSATAQSNIVYGGLTAKQIASSLEVGASMLHAKPSADAREGAIPNGAYLGVPILGDGVTYGYVECYSDGAIGFAEAAAIETWAAGLGAALLSGNQTSALESPKRGHVLIADDDPAIRKLLQTLLSRNGFTVTAVSNGLLAFETALKIRPDLILLDWMMPILDGRSAAHKLKNDERTRHIPIVMLTSQARTEDKVSALEAGAQDYITKPFDSRELVARIEQQLRWRKLLADDVVSPQPTAGTPAAAAPAQDPYVDAAPPADGNYWNAAVQAQQLGKLREALTHYVAEAERAEIAKQYPRAAIAFRNASAVAGQLQNLDLSNKFLRLAGKMYLSWAETSNDGKAIQDAYVNAARCFLAAGNLKLARKSVEIAESMHSVISDDQPSNLR, from the coding sequence ATGCGATCGCCGCTCGAACTTGCTGCGGACGCCGCGAACGATGCGTTAGCACAGTTTGCGCTCGCGCACGTGCGCGTCTGGCTCGTGGAGCCTCCCGGCACCGGCGAGCCGATTCTCGCCGGGAGCGCAACGGCGCAGAGCAACATCGTATATGGCGGCCTGACCGCAAAGCAGATCGCCAGCTCGTTAGAAGTCGGCGCTTCGATGCTCCACGCAAAGCCGAGCGCGGATGCGCGCGAAGGCGCAATTCCGAACGGCGCGTATCTCGGCGTGCCGATTCTGGGCGATGGCGTGACCTACGGCTACGTCGAATGCTATAGCGACGGCGCGATCGGCTTCGCCGAAGCGGCGGCGATTGAGACGTGGGCCGCAGGCCTAGGCGCGGCCTTACTCTCCGGCAACCAAACTTCGGCGCTCGAGTCGCCCAAGCGCGGGCACGTGCTGATTGCCGACGACGACCCGGCGATTCGCAAATTACTGCAAACGCTGCTCTCGCGCAACGGCTTCACCGTCACGGCGGTATCCAACGGATTGCTCGCATTCGAAACCGCGCTGAAGATACGGCCCGACCTCATTCTGCTGGACTGGATGATGCCCATTCTCGACGGCCGCAGCGCCGCCCACAAGCTCAAGAACGACGAGCGCACGCGCCATATCCCGATCGTCATGCTCACGAGCCAAGCGCGCACCGAAGATAAGGTATCGGCGCTCGAAGCGGGCGCACAGGATTACATTACCAAGCCCTTCGATTCGCGCGAACTGGTCGCACGCATCGAGCAGCAGCTCCGTTGGCGCAAACTCCTTGCCGACGATGTCGTGTCGCCGCAGCCCACGGCGGGCACCCCCGCCGCAGCGGCTCCCGCGCAGGATCCTTACGTCGATGCAGCGCCGCCCGCCGACGGCAATTATTGGAACGCGGCCGTGCAAGCGCAGCAGCTCGGAAAGCTGCGCGAAGCGCTCACGCACTACGTCGCCGAAGCCGAACGCGCCGAAATCGCCAAGCAGTATCCCAGGGCCGCGATTGCCTTCCGCAACGCTTCGGCGGTAGCCGGCCAGCTACAAAATCTCGATCTCTCGAATAAATTTTTGCGTCTCGCGGGGAAGATGTATCTCTCCTGGGCAGAGACGTCGAACGACGGTAAGGCGATCCAAGACGCCTACGTGAATGCCGCTCGGTGCTTTCTTGCAGCCGGCAATCTGAAGCTGGCGCGCAAATCGGTTGAGATTGCCGAATCGATGCACTCGGTCATCTCCGACGATCAGCCGTCGAACCTGCGTTGA
- a CDS encoding polysaccharide deacetylase family protein: MYLRSLRQAQRWAAWMQVLLFVAVTIVPARAFTLHERLVPEPFAEIAVLLFHQVSNHPIESAHGVDHVQKPWTSPAAFDRFLSDLKSDGYHVIPLSLALDFFEGKVDAAALPPHPALLTFDDGFLTALTVATPILRKHGDVATMFFEGHATDNPAVPGRLGRADLKLMAKSGIWTIESHGFAGHSNLQIDSKGTLSPYWYANLAWLPAKQRFETKPEFEARVQSDLLKMRTMFQPVIGASIRAFAFPSGEYGQNAALAPGADPSTRIEAGHSNALGLSALVIEALKNAGYRAAFAVSLPGAAHFAQRSDSIWELPRLGVGANFRESELSALLGTGDEYPEIADGRYADVGPICPHNGGLLAAATNRPRIFTLNRNGRVLGKQDFPALIADRPGGSAAISGLACDAAHMWAVQQAGFDPHPQPYLDAFALDAGGATLVSHTPLPSAMSWLVGITMDAGILYGIDDHGSVFNVTTRMKLFELDPSLAQITRQNRFAGLATRKGLLYSFDRRAKTVVAFEPTGAIVDRIPVNAALHDLTFDGSTLYASNWLQARRSLHVYDLLEGNP, from the coding sequence ATGTACCTTCGATCGCTACGACAGGCGCAGCGCTGGGCTGCCTGGATGCAGGTCCTCCTGTTCGTGGCAGTGACCATCGTCCCGGCCCGCGCGTTCACCCTCCACGAGCGCCTCGTTCCAGAGCCGTTCGCCGAGATTGCCGTTCTGCTGTTCCATCAAGTCAGCAACCATCCGATCGAGAGCGCCCACGGAGTCGACCATGTCCAGAAGCCGTGGACGAGTCCCGCTGCCTTCGATCGCTTCCTCTCAGATCTAAAGAGCGACGGCTATCATGTGATTCCGCTCTCGCTGGCGCTCGATTTTTTCGAGGGCAAGGTCGATGCCGCGGCGCTCCCTCCGCATCCTGCGCTGCTCACTTTCGACGATGGGTTTCTCACCGCGCTGACGGTGGCCACGCCGATTCTGCGCAAGCACGGCGACGTTGCGACGATGTTCTTCGAAGGCCACGCAACCGACAATCCGGCAGTTCCAGGCCGATTAGGGCGCGCCGATCTCAAGCTTATGGCGAAATCGGGGATTTGGACGATTGAATCGCATGGATTCGCCGGACATAGCAACCTGCAAATCGATAGCAAGGGCACGCTCTCGCCGTATTGGTATGCCAACCTCGCGTGGCTGCCCGCGAAGCAGCGTTTTGAGACGAAGCCCGAGTTCGAAGCCCGCGTCCAGAGCGATTTGCTAAAGATGCGGACGATGTTCCAGCCGGTCATCGGAGCGTCGATCCGAGCCTTTGCGTTTCCGAGCGGAGAGTACGGGCAGAACGCCGCGCTTGCCCCGGGCGCCGATCCGAGCACGCGGATCGAAGCCGGGCACTCCAACGCTCTCGGGTTGAGCGCGCTGGTCATCGAAGCGCTCAAGAATGCGGGCTATCGGGCGGCCTTTGCGGTCTCGCTGCCGGGAGCGGCCCATTTCGCACAGCGCAGCGATTCAATTTGGGAGCTGCCGCGCCTGGGTGTCGGAGCGAATTTTCGTGAGAGCGAGCTTTCGGCATTGCTCGGAACGGGTGATGAGTACCCCGAGATCGCCGATGGGCGCTACGCCGACGTCGGTCCGATTTGCCCGCATAACGGCGGGCTGTTGGCGGCGGCAACCAATCGCCCAAGGATCTTTACCCTCAATCGCAACGGACGGGTACTTGGAAAGCAAGACTTCCCGGCGCTGATCGCCGATCGGCCCGGCGGCAGCGCCGCCATTTCGGGCCTAGCATGCGATGCCGCTCACATGTGGGCGGTTCAGCAGGCGGGCTTCGATCCGCATCCGCAACCCTATCTCGATGCCTTCGCCCTGGACGCCGGCGGAGCTACGCTCGTATCCCATACGCCACTCCCTAGCGCGATGAGCTGGCTGGTGGGCATAACCATGGACGCGGGCATCCTCTACGGAATAGACGACCATGGCTCGGTTTTCAACGTTACGACGAGGATGAAGCTCTTCGAACTCGATCCCTCGCTCGCGCAGATCACCCGGCAGAATCGTTTTGCCGGGCTCGCGACCCGTAAGGGACTGCTCTATTCCTTCGATCGCCGGGCAAAAACGGTTGTCGCATTCGAACCCACGGGAGCGATCGTCGATCGCATTCCCGTGAACGCCGCTCTGCACGACCTCACCTTCGACGGATCGACGCTCTATGCGAGCAATTGGCTACAGGCGCGACGCTCGCTGCACGTGTACGATCTGCTCGAAGGGAACCCTTAA
- a CDS encoding DUF4383 domain-containing protein, which translates to MNAPLIARILGVLLLLVGIAGFLPYVTAPMPFDAQVVTLDHVYRMLAYLFPVNAVHDGLHVIFGIWGLIAARTFAKAVTYCRAVTWVYAVLVVLGSIPITDTLFGVAPIYGYDVALHAFILLLAAYAGYGRGSLENPV; encoded by the coding sequence ATGAACGCACCGCTGATCGCTCGCATCCTGGGCGTGCTGCTTCTGCTTGTGGGGATCGCGGGGTTTTTACCCTACGTCACGGCGCCGATGCCGTTCGACGCGCAAGTCGTGACGCTCGATCACGTTTATCGGATGCTCGCGTATCTCTTCCCCGTCAATGCAGTGCACGACGGGCTGCACGTCATCTTCGGAATCTGGGGATTGATTGCGGCGCGTACGTTCGCTAAGGCCGTCACGTACTGCCGCGCGGTCACGTGGGTCTACGCCGTTCTGGTCGTGCTGGGCTCGATTCCGATTACCGATACGTTGTTCGGAGTCGCGCCGATCTACGGCTACGACGTTGCGCTGCACGCGTTCATCCTCTTGCTCGCAGCATACGCCGGTTACGGCCGCGGTTCGCTGGAGAATCCGGTCTAG